One stretch of Sulfuricystis multivorans DNA includes these proteins:
- a CDS encoding TIGR00645 family protein — MKPMKKAVQTMERFIFWSRWLQAPLYLGLIAAQGVYVYQFMHELVHLITKAGELGETEVMLIVLGLIDVVMIANLLIMVIIGGYETFVSRLDAIEGHPDQPEWLSHVNAGVLKVKLAVALISISSIHLLRTFINAAQISDRVVVIQIAIHLAFLVSAIAIAWTDKIMMQTLAISHKTTY; from the coding sequence ATGAAGCCGATGAAAAAAGCCGTGCAAACGATGGAACGTTTCATTTTTTGGAGCCGCTGGCTGCAGGCGCCGCTCTACCTCGGTCTGATCGCCGCCCAGGGCGTCTATGTGTATCAGTTCATGCACGAGCTCGTGCATCTGATCACCAAGGCGGGCGAACTTGGCGAAACCGAAGTGATGCTGATCGTGCTGGGGCTCATCGACGTGGTGATGATCGCCAACCTGTTGATCATGGTCATCATCGGCGGCTACGAGACTTTCGTCTCCCGTCTCGATGCCATCGAAGGACACCCGGATCAACCCGAATGGCTCTCTCATGTCAATGCCGGCGTGCTCAAGGTCAAGCTGGCGGTGGCCTTGATCAGCATTTCCTCGATCCACCTGCTGCGCACTTTCATCAACGCCGCGCAGATCAGCGATCGCGTGGTGGTGATCCAGATCGCCATTCACCTTGCTTTCCTCGTTTCGGCGATCGCCATCGCCTGGACCGACAAGATCATGATGCAGACCCTGGCGATCAGCCACAAGACAACCTACTGA